ATTATATGAACCAACGTTTCGAATACGATATCAATTGACCCGATTCGTAATTCGATTTATTGAAATAAAATTAGAAACGATCCAAACACGATTcgattaatttaaaataatttaaaagtaatccGTTAATAAAATTTGTATACTTCATACTTAATATATTcaattttatgatattaatttGTCCAAAATTGACCCGATACGATCGCGATCGGGTCCCCAGTCCAGATGCAAGTCACTATTTGTATAGGTTTCTAAAAGCAACAACTGTAGATTTGTAACCCTACTTGCACCGATTTACTGCCTACCTAACAAAGTGGTTCACCCCCCTCCTATAACTACACGTCTATATGATTATATTTATAATATGGGAAATAATCAGGAGCCAATGTGGGTTGGGGGACAGTCAGCCAACCCAtagcaatgaaacattgcggggAAGGCAATGTTTCAATGCGGGTCTTGACTTCCGCAATAAAATATTACGGGATGTTGCCATGCACAGGAAATATTGCGCAttccgcaatgtttcattgttGGTTAGGCTCCCAATTTTTAATGTTCAAATTGCCTCTTTCTTTAGCTTATAGCGGATCCTAGCCATTCGGTTTTTACTTCAATGGTCCTGATTTGTTGGTTGTAAGTGGTCCCTATCCAACTATGGCCGTGGATAGGGACCCttataataattatgaaataCAAAATTAGctaaaattaaattatatttttttgtCGAAGAGATATAAAATCTCGAAACAAGATTGTACCGAGATAAAAAAAAAAGTTTCCTTCGTATAATAAAGTTTATCATCTAACCGAAAGTCATGCGTAATGGTCCCGAAAACTTAGACAATAACACCTAAAGATTTGAAGAGAGAATATCCGAATAAATAAAAGAAAGTATGGTCACTGAAATATATATTTATCTCAAGTATATGCTCAAGCAGACTACTTGTAGATTAATTCAAATTTTCGATTTTCGAATCTAGTCCAATTAACATCATGTTCAAAGACCATACCTGAGAATAAGCCCAATATTGCAgataaaattcaagaatttttGGACGAAATTTATACGATCgattcaaaattatttataaagtTAAACTACGATAATAATAATTTTTCGAAGGTCAATTAAAACTGGAACGGAATTGAGCCTTGCGGTGTTGCTTCTCACATTGTAACCATTTCCCAACCTCTGTCAACTTTCCTCCTCTTGTAAGTCACGCCAAACACTTCCTAAACAAATAAAGTAATGAAACCCCACGTTTGACAAAACCAAACTTTCAATCACAGCCGTTCATCAACATGTTTTTCATTTCATTAAGGGTATTAAAGTAAATTTGACTGAATTTGTATCTTGGCTACCATCTCCGCATAGTATAAATAAGCTGAGAAGCTTCGCCGTCATTTCTTTTTCTCTTTCTCTCACGGCGGCGAGTCGGTGCAGTTAACGTCTAATTCTCCGGCGCCGTCGTGTCTTCAGCTCACGTTTCACCATGATGTCTCTCAATGGAAGCACTTTTATGGTATCTCTctccccccccctctctctctccctctccctctctctcttccgcgctctctctctctctttttcatctctttctcgttttctctctccctctctctctctctctctctctctctctctctctctctctctctctctctctctctctctctctctctctttctttctctccttctctctctccctctctctattgccctctctctctctctctgtccttccctctctccctctccctctctccctctctcttccgctctctctctctctctctgtcatCTCTTTCTCGTtttttctctccctctctctgatctctctctccctctctctcctcATGTGATCTATATACACGTGCACCTGTTTTAATTAATTGCTTCCAGTTAACTTTGATCTGTATGTAATGTGTGCTTATGATGACGTCGATAGTACAATCCGGTGATCGGAATATCCAGAAGCTATATGCAAAGGCGAGTTTCAGCTCCTTTAGTGGTGGTTTCATCGAGTTCGAGCGGAGATCGAAACGCTGCCGTTTTGATGGAGACTAATTTAAAATCAGCTGCTCCTGTGATCGAATCGGACTCGAAAGCTAGCGTTGGAGGTGGTGTTGAGGATGTTTACGGTGAGGATAGCGCCACCGAAGAACAAAATATCACTCCTTGGACCGTCTCGGTTGCTAGGTAAATTAGTATTGATTTGATATGAATTATGTTTATATAAGTTTGTCGAATGAATAATTTATTTTGGTGCGAATATAATAGGGACAATGTATTTTTTAATCTCGATGAATGAATAATATTCTCTGGTCTAAGAGTATTTGTTTGATATTCATTTATGGAGATTTAAGTGTATATTCATATTGTGTATATTCAATTATTCAGTCATTCACCTTTGGACATGGTGATCTTGAATTTAGGCCTTTTGTTAAATTAATGTGGTAGACATGGAGTAATAATTACTGTCGTCTTATTCTTCAAATTTAAGTGCTATTTGGCTGTAAATTTGAGTCAATATCTTTATTATGTAAGTGAGCTAAAATTTAGGGTTTGCGGAGCCTTTAAGAGATTGTGATCAAGTTAAGTTATTGTTTGTTCAAGCGAATTTGTTTTAAGTGACTAAAGGTGAAGATGATTTAGCTAATGAGATTATTTTTGTAGTGGGTACTCATTGCTGCGGGATCCTCACCACAACAAAGGGCTTGCCTTTAGTGAGAAAGAGAGGGATGCTCATTATCTTCGCGGACTTCTTCCTCCAGTTGTTGCCAGTCAAGACCTCCAGGTAATTAACGATGAGCTAAGAGGCACATAAAGCCTTAAGTAGTTCATCACTTACTTTTTTTCTgttgtaaaagttgtaattttTTTTTGTCTACAATCAGGTCAAGAAATTGATGAACTGTATACGTAACTATCAAGTGCCTCTGCAGAAATATATGGCTATGATGGATTACCAGGTAAAATGTCTAAGAGAGCTATTAGTCCCTGTAAAATGTTTTTGTAAGTAGAAAGTGTCGCCCAAATATATAAGTTTACTGGACCTTTGTTGCAATTAGTGCTGCTTATGTTGTGTATCTCAATGCTTGTGGACTTCATTAATAATGTTAAGTTATAGACTTGTTTCCATGTAATTCTTTGTATTTTGTTGTACCAAAGACTTTTATGTTTAATTATTATCATTAATTGTAGGAACACAACGAGAGACTGTTCTATAAACTTCTTATTGAAAATGTGGAGGAGCTTCTGCCTATTGTCTATACTCCAACCGTCGGAGAGGCATGTCAGAAATATGGGAGCATCTTAGGGCGCCCTCAGGGTCTCTTTATCAGTTTAAAGGAAAAGTATGTGTATTCTTACCCTGTATATGTACACAGTAGCTTGTATATTGCATTATCTTGTTAGAAGTGATTACTGATCATATGTTTTGCAGAGGTAAAATTCTTGAAGTGCTGAAGAATTGGCCTGAGAAGAAAATTCAAGTCATTGTTGTCACTGACGGGGAGCGAATATTAGGACTTGGGGACCTTGGTTGCCAGGTATTCTACATCTGGTTGACATCTCAATTGTTATGCTTCATCGTTCAAAGTTTCAAGCAAAGCTAGTCGAGGGATTGCTTTGATTGACAAAAACTTTTTATGTGTGTGACTTGAGACTTCTATGTTATCAGGGTATGGGGATACCTGTAGGAAAACTAGCTCTGTATACAGCGCTTGGCGGAATTCGTCCCTCTTCTGTAAGTATTTTTTAGGCCAATGTTACCATTTTTTAAATGAATGGCGGACATTACTACTTTTCTTGTCATTATCAACTTCTGCGTCAAATCACACTGAAACTCAAGCACCACATGAATCATTTTATTGTCATTATCAACTTCTGCATCAAATCACTCTGAAACTCAAGCACCACATGAATCACATAATTGTTAATTTTGAACAGTAATTTGTAGTTGCTATTAAGTCGATGAAAGTTCTAATGCCATCATAGATTGAGAATACACATTGGTGGTTTTAGTTAGCTATAACATTGTTTCCTTGCTTTTTTCATTTTCTCTTTGTCCGTTCCTGAATAGAGAGATAAAAAACGGCACTTATAGTGTATTTTTACCATCTTTAGTGCTTGCCTGTAACGATTGATGTGGGGACAAACAATGAGGATTTGTTAAATGATGAGTTCTACATCGGGCTGAGGCAGAGAAGGGCAACCGGCCAGGTTATGATTTTTTGACATTCTCTGCCGCGAGTTGTCTTGGTGAGATTGAATTATTGAACCACGTGACCTTCCTTCTTAACAGGAATATGCCGAACTCCTACATGAATTTATGTCTGCAGTTAAGCAAAACTATGGAGAGAAAGTCCTCATACAGGTTAGTTACTTATTACTGCATGCTTTAGTTATTAATATCTGGACATTTAATTCTTACATTATTTGACATACCAATCCATGCATTTTCAGTTTGAAGACTTCGCGAACCATAATGCATTTGATCTTTTGGCAAAGTATGGAGCTACACATCTTGTTTTCAATGATGATATACAGGTATACCACGAGCCCCTCTGCGTGTTTAATGATTTATTATGTTTCTTACATATGTTGTTTCAGGGAACGGCCTCTGTGGTACTCGCAGGAGTTATGGCAGCACTAAAACTAGTTGGTGGCACCTTAGCTGACCAGAAGTTCCTGTTCCTTGGAGCAGGCGAGGTGTGGCTTTACTACCATCGTGAAAAAGATTTCTAGATATTATATTTTAGCCGAAAAAGACTAGGCACTAAAATgtgaataaaaaaattaataatcaAAAGCATTTCCTCAGTCTTATCTGAGCACCTTCCTCTAGATCTTGCTCTTCTTCAGAACTTTCTTTGTATCTTCAAGATGATGCATTTTTTCCCCTTAAATCAGCTTGTTTCCACCCCCACAAATATGTTTCCCCTTCTAATAAATATGCTTATATTTGCTTAAGTCATCTCTTGGTTGCTTCAGGCTGGCACGGGTATTGCAGAGCTCATAGCACTTGAAATATCAAAGCAGGTAAAACTTTGCATAGTCTAAGTCTATAAGTTCAAAAAAGTTAGATTCCAGCAGTGTTTAAAACTGATGATATATGCAGACCGATACCCCATTGGAAGAGGCTCGAAAGAAGATTTTTCTTGTGGACTCAAAGGTAATGCAGCAGAGTACAATTCATTTTCTCTTAATCTGGAACAAACTACATTTTTATCTGTCTTTTCTTTGTGTAGGGTTTGATTGTCAGATCTCGCTTGGAATCACTTCAGCATTTCAAGAAACCGTGGGCCCATGAACATGAACCTATTAGAGAACTGGTGGATGCTGTGAAGGTTTGAAGAGACTCTCTTTTTCCGAGtttaaaaaatattgatttttataGTCTTTATATTTTTGTTCTGAATCATCAGGCAATCAAGCCTACAGTGTTGATTGGATCATCGGGTGTGGGACGAACATTCACTAAAGATGTGGTGGAGACTATGGCTTCCTTAAACGAGGTTTGTAGTTATTATTTAAATTTGTTGTTTGTATactaaaaatatattatttaacaGAGCTAACTTTGATGTGAATAATTGGTGCATGCAGAAACCGGTTATTTTCGCTCTTTCCAACCCAACTTCACAATCAGAATGTACAGCCAAAGAAGCATACACATGGAGCAAGGTAATGATGTGCAGAATCTGTACTTCACAATTGCAGAAGCTTTTTGACATCATTTATTATATTGTTAATTTGATGATTGGATTATGGAGTATGGACTGATAGTTTTGATTTTCTGTGATGCATTTTGTTGTTTAGGGCCGTGCTATATATGCGAGTGGAAGCCCATTCGACCCAATTGAGTATAATGGAAAAATTTATGCATCTGGACAGGTCTTTGATCATCTAATTTAACTCAAGTTAATACTAAGTACTAATATATCACTTTTTAATGACTTGTTCAATATTATTTTATTGTTCATTTAGGCAAACAACGCCTATATATTCCCTGGATTTGGTCTGGGTTTGATCATATCGGGTGCAATCCGTGTTCATGATGACATGCTTCTGGCAGCCTGTAAGTTCATAGCCTTATTGTTTTTATGAGCCCAGCTTTATATATGTATGTTCTAAAAAGAATAGCCACCATGAACCAGTTTTATTGAGAGTACTTATAATTAAAATTCCTTGTTTTCGTTTCAATTTCCCTGCGACTCATTCAATCTCCACTGTGATTGACTTCTTGCTGCAGCTGAAGCTCTAGCAGCTGAGGTTA
This portion of the Apium graveolens cultivar Ventura unplaced genomic scaffold, ASM990537v1 ctg4465, whole genome shotgun sequence genome encodes:
- the LOC141701876 gene encoding NADP-dependent malic enzyme, chloroplastic-like, with amino-acid sequence MMSLNGSTFMYNPVIGISRSYMQRRVSAPLVVVSSSSSGDRNAAVLMETNLKSAAPVIESDSKASVGGGVEDVYGEDSATEEQNITPWTVSVASGYSLLRDPHHNKGLAFSEKERDAHYLRGLLPPVVASQDLQVKKLMNCIRNYQVPLQKYMAMMDYQEHNERLFYKLLIENVEELLPIVYTPTVGEACQKYGSILGRPQGLFISLKEKGKILEVLKNWPEKKIQVIVVTDGERILGLGDLGCQGMGIPVGKLALYTALGGIRPSSCLPVTIDVGTNNEDLLNDEFYIGLRQRRATGQEYAELLHEFMSAVKQNYGEKVLIQFEDFANHNAFDLLAKYGATHLVFNDDIQGTASVVLAGVMAALKLVGGTLADQKFLFLGAGEAGTGIAELIALEISKQTDTPLEEARKKIFLVDSKGLIVRSRLESLQHFKKPWAHEHEPIRELVDAVKAIKPTVLIGSSGVGRTFTKDVVETMASLNEKPVIFALSNPTSQSECTAKEAYTWSKGRAIYASGSPFDPIEYNGKIYASGQANNAYIFPGFGLGLIISGAIRVHDDMLLAASEALAAEVTQENCDKGLIFPPFTNIRKISAHIAAKVAAKAYELGLATRLPQPHDLVAYAESCMYSPSYRSYR